Below is a window of uncultured Flavobacterium sp. DNA.
GACGTAAAATACCACTTAGGTCTTACTGCTGACAAGAAAACAAGAACAGGAAAAAATATCAACATCAATTTAGCACCAAACCCTTCTCACTTAGAAACGGTTGGAGCTGTAATTGAAGGAATCACAAGAGCAAAACAAGATAAATATTATGCTGATGATTTTTCTAAAGTATTACCTATCGCCGTTCACGGAGATGCTGCAATCGCAGGTCAGGGAATCTTGTACGAAATCATTCAAATGGCACAACTTGACGGTTACAAAACTGGAGGAACAATCCATATTGTAATTAACAACCAGGTTGGTTTTACAACTAACTATTTAGACGCTCGTTCGTCTACTTATTGTACAGACGTTGCTAAAGTAACTTTATCTCCAGTATTGCACGTAAATGCAGATGATGCTGAAGCTGTTGTACACGCAGTATCTTTTGCATTAGACTACAGAATGCAATTTGGACGTGACGTATTTATCGATCTTTTAGGATACAGAAAATACGGTCATAACGAAGGTGATGAACCTCGTTTTACTCAACCGGTTTTATATAAAATCATCGCAAAACATAAAAATCCAAGAGATATTTATGCAGAGAAATTATTGTCTGATGGCGTAATCGATGCTTCTTATGTAAATGCTTTAGAAAAAGAATATAAATCTTTAATGGAGGAGAATTTAGAAGCTTCCCGTAAAAAAGATTTGACTATCATAACTCCATTCATGAAAAACGAATGGGACGGATTTGTTCAGGTAACAGATACACAAATGCTTGAAAAAGTAAACACTTCTTTTGACAAAAAAGGATTGGATTCTATCATCAATACAATTTCAACTTTACCGGCAGAGAAGAAATTCATCAACAAAATAACTAAAATTGTTACAGACAGAAAAACCGGATACGACAACAACACTATCGACTGGGGAACTGCAGAAGCATTAGCTTACGGTTCACTTTTAACAGAAGGATTTGATGTTCGTATTTCTGGTCAGGACGTAGAGCGTGGTACATTCTCTCACCGTCATGCTGTTGTAAAAGTTGAAGATTCTGAAGAAGAAGTAATCTTATTGAATAGTATCGAGAACAAAAAAGGAAAATTTGGAGTATTCAACTCTCTTTTATCTGAGTACGGAGTTCTTGGTTTTGATTATGGATATGCATTGGCAAATCCAAACGCATTGACGATTTGGGAAGCACAATTTGGAGATTTCTCTAATGGAGCACAAATCATGATTGACCAATATATTTCATGTGGTGAAGATAAATGGAACAACCAAAATGGTATCGTTTTATTATTGCCTCACGGATATGAAGGTCAAGGTGCAGAACACTCTTCTGCAAGAATGGAGCGTTATTTACAACTTTGCGCAAGACAAAACATGTACGTTGCAGATTGTACAACGCCAGCAAACTTCTTCCACTTGTTGAGAAGACAAATGAAAACCAATTTCCGTAAACCTTTGGTAGTTTTCTCTCCAAAAAGTTTATTACGTGATCCAAGATGTGTGTCTACAGTAGAAGAATTAGCAACAGGAAGTTTCCAGGAAACAATTGATGATAATGCAGTAGATAAAAAAGCAGTAAAAACTTTAGTTTTCGTTACGGGTAAATTCTACTATGATATCATTGCTGAAA
It encodes the following:
- a CDS encoding 2-oxoglutarate dehydrogenase E1 component, with protein sequence MDRFSFLNAAHTEFFAQLYDQYLVNPDSVEPSWRSFFQGFDFGQTTYNDENPVQQIVEYVTSPSTDYSQVSDKLQKEFNVLKLIDAYRTRGHLFTKTNPVRDRRTSSPTLDIENFGLTSADLSTVFDAAQTIGVGPSTLQDIVTRLQSIYCQHIGIEYMYIRNPGVVKWIQDKLAVNVNQPNFSSEEKKTILNKLNQAVSFENFLHTKYVGQKRFSLEGGESIIPALDALIEQAAEKGVEQFVMGMAHRGRLNVLANIFGKSTQDIFGEFDGKDYDQEYFDGDVKYHLGLTADKKTRTGKNININLAPNPSHLETVGAVIEGITRAKQDKYYADDFSKVLPIAVHGDAAIAGQGILYEIIQMAQLDGYKTGGTIHIVINNQVGFTTNYLDARSSTYCTDVAKVTLSPVLHVNADDAEAVVHAVSFALDYRMQFGRDVFIDLLGYRKYGHNEGDEPRFTQPVLYKIIAKHKNPRDIYAEKLLSDGVIDASYVNALEKEYKSLMEENLEASRKKDLTIITPFMKNEWDGFVQVTDTQMLEKVNTSFDKKGLDSIINTISTLPAEKKFINKITKIVTDRKTGYDNNTIDWGTAEALAYGSLLTEGFDVRISGQDVERGTFSHRHAVVKVEDSEEEVILLNSIENKKGKFGVFNSLLSEYGVLGFDYGYALANPNALTIWEAQFGDFSNGAQIMIDQYISCGEDKWNNQNGIVLLLPHGYEGQGAEHSSARMERYLQLCARQNMYVADCTTPANFFHLLRRQMKTNFRKPLVVFSPKSLLRDPRCVSTVEELATGSFQETIDDNAVDKKAVKTLVFVTGKFYYDIIAERENNGRNDVAVVRIEQLFPLPVEQLKAIIAQYPNADDYVWAQEEPKNMGAYSFMLMNFDLVKWRLASLKAYAAPASGSYTRAKRRHADAIRMVFDKNLFR